A genomic stretch from Erigeron canadensis isolate Cc75 chromosome 9, C_canadensis_v1, whole genome shotgun sequence includes:
- the LOC122583564 gene encoding transcription factor RAX2-like, producing the protein MGRAPCCDKANVKKGPWSPEEDAKLKDFIDKHGTGGNWIALPHKAGLKRCGKSCRLRWLNYLRPNIKHGEFTEDEDKIICSLYATIGSRWSIIAGQLPGRTDNDIKNYWNTKLRKKLLAMLPSSFQKSFNYPSLPLQSPPLSNSFLNNNASSLFCNNYNPSFINVNNNNNVNSLTTTTTSIVDNHTIVSDLFSPPQLSSSSLVDMLSNNNYYLGFQDQNNMNKDYYFPEVKEKMLMFGSDCSTSEISSYNNKDHHGIKQEEDQFANLQSFGDNQNHHGFIMTGHDNDYNFKNLEEMKQVIDDIKNKSSSSSSSNNVNINSYLH; encoded by the exons atgggAAGAGCTCCTTGTTGTGACAAAGCAAATGTGAAAAAAGGACCTTGGTCTCCTGAAGAAGATGCAAAGCTCAAAGATTTTATTGACAAACATGGTACTGGTGGTAATTGGATTGCTCTTCCACACAAAGCTG GTTTAAAAAGATGTGGAAAGAGTTGTAGGTTGAGATGGCTAAACTATCTTAGGCCAAATATTAAACATGGTGAGTTTACTGAAGATGAAGATAAAATCATATGTAGCTTGTATGCTACCATTGGAAGCAG ATGGTCAATAATAGCTGGTCAACTACCAGGAAGGACGGATAACGATATCAAGAATTACTGGAACACAAAGCTTAGAAAGAAGCTTTTGGCTATGCTTCCTTCttcttttcaaaaatcttttaattacccaTCTCTGCCACTTCAATCACCACCACTTTCTAATAGTTTCTTGAATAATAATGCTTCTTCATTATTTTGCAACAATTATAACC CTAGTTTCATTAAtgttaacaacaacaataatgtCAACTCTCTCACCACCACTACAACTAGTATTGTTGACAACCACACTATTGTTAGTGATCTCTTTTCACCACCACAATTATCATCAAGCTCTCTAGTTGATATGCTCTCAAACAACAACTATTATTTAGGGTTTCAAGATCAAAATAATATGAACAAAGATTATTACTTCCCAGAAGTCAAAGAAAAGATGCTAATGTTTGGTAGTGATTGTTCTACTTCTGAAATAAGTAGTTACAATAACAAAGATCATCATGGGATCAAGCAAGAAGAAGACCAATTTGCTAATTTACAGAGTTTTGGAGataatcaaaatcatcatggttTCATTATGACAGGTCATGATAATGATTATAATTTCAAGAATCTTGAAGAAATGAAGCAAGTGATTGATGATATCAAAAACaagagtagtagtagtagtagcagCAATAATGTCAACATCAATAGCTACTTGCAttga
- the LOC122582142 gene encoding lactoylglutathione lyase-like, with protein sequence MSIYIAANSLPRFSITKPYDFGSKLPSFFTNYQPTQLSINRRRFVTYLLSPEDETTARNPGLRSDPPDEETKGFVLQQTMFLIKDPTASLRFYSVVLGMSLLKKYDYPDMKLSLYFMGYEDTSSAPTDPVERTEWLFGKRAIIELTHYWGTETDPNFQGYHTGNSEPLGFGHIGITVDDIHKACSRFEKFNVPFVKRIDEGKFKGIAFIKDPDGYWIELFDCKGVTDLARADTPKP encoded by the exons atgtctatatatatagctGCAAATTCATTACCTCGATTCTCTATAACCAAACCTTATGATTTTGGATCTAAACTCCCTTCATTTTTCACTAATTATCAACCCACGcag CTTTCCATTAACCGACGTCGTTTTGTAACGTATTTGTTGAGCCCGGAGGATGAAACGACAGCGAGAAATCCGGGGCTCCGAAGTGACCCGCCGGATGAAGAAACAAAAGGATTCGTTTTGCAGCAAACG ATGTTTTTGATTAAAGATCCGACAGCCAGTCTTAGGTTCTACTCCGTAGTTCTTGGAATGTC ATTGCTTAAGAAATATGATTATCCAGATATGAAACTTAGCTTGTACTTTATGGGCTATGAG GATACCTCATCAGCTCCTACTGATCCGGTTGAGCGTACTGAATGGTTATTTGGAAAGAGGGCTATTATTGAGCTTACACA CTACTGGGGCACGGAGACTGATCCTAATTTTCAAGGTTACCACACTGGGAATTCGGAACCTCTAGGATTTG GTCATATTGGTATCACAGTTGATGATATACATAAAGCCTGTAGTAGATTCGAAAAGTTTAATGTTCCATTTGTTAAAAGGATCGATGAAG GTAAATTTAAAGGGATCGCATTCATTAAAGATCCCGATGGTTACTGGATTGAATTATTTGACTGTAAAGGCGTTACTGATTTAGCCAGGGCTGATACTCCAAAACCTTAG
- the LOC122581299 gene encoding lactoylglutathione lyase-like — protein MSISITTNFLSRFSIIKPYHFASTIPSIFTNYHSTQVSVNRRRFVTYAMNPDLDSPAKNPGLRSDPPDEATKGYVMQQTMYRIKDPKASLEFYSKVLGMSLLKRLDFPDMKFSLYFMGYEDISSAPIDPVERTQWTFAKNATIELTHNWGTETDSKFQGHHNGNSEPRGFGHIGVAVDDVQKACSRFTDLMVPFVKKPDEGKLKGIAFIKDPDGYWIEIFDCKGITNVAMAAGSKT, from the exons ATGTCTATATCTATTACCACCAACTTCTTATCTCGATTCTCTATAATCAAACCCTATCATTTCGCATCTACAATACCATCGATATTCACTAATTATCATTCAACACAG GTTTCTGTAAACCGACGTCGTTTTGTAACGTATGCGATGAATCCGGATCTTGATTCACCGGCGAAAAATCCAGGGCTCCGGAGTGACCCGCCGGATGAAGCTACTAAAGGATACGTCATGCAACAAAcg ATGTATCGGATTAAGGATCCGAAGGCAAGTCTTGAGTTCTACTCGAAAGTACTTGGAATGTC ATTGCTTAAGAGACTGGATTTTCCAGATATGAAATTTAGCTTGTACTTTATGGGCTATGAG GATATCTCATCAGCTCCCATTGATCCGGTTGAGCGTACCCAATGGACATTTGCAAAGAATGCTACTATTGAGCTTACACA CAACTGGGGCACTGAGACTGATTCTAAATTCCAAGGGCATCACAATGGAAACTCAGAACCTCGAGGATTTG GCCATATTGGTGTAGCAGTTGATGATGTACAGAAAGCCTGTAGTAGATTCACAGACCTCATGGTTCCATTTGTTAAAAAGCCCGATGAAG GCAAACTGAAAGGGATCGCATTCATTAAAGATCCTGATGGTTACTGGATTGAAATATTTGACTGTAAAGGCATTACTAATGTAGCTATGGCTGCTGGCTCCAAAACCTGA